From Zalophus californianus isolate mZalCal1 chromosome 16, mZalCal1.pri.v2, whole genome shotgun sequence, one genomic window encodes:
- the KRT35 gene encoding keratin, type I cuticular Ha5 translates to MASKGLKASFSSGSLKGLGGAGGGSARVSAMYSSSSCKLPSLSRGARSFSACSVGLGRSSCRVASCLPALCLPSGGFATSYSLGGGWFGEGILTGSEKETMQSLNDRLASYLEKVRQLERENASLESRIREWCEQQVPYLCPDYQSYFRTIEELQKKTLCTKAENARLVVQIDNAKLAADDFRTKYETELSMRQLVETDMNGLRRILDDLTLCKSDLEAQVESLKEELLCLKKNHEEEVNSLRSQLGDRLNVEVDAAPPVDLNRVLDEMRCQYETLVENNRRDAEEWFNTQTEELNQQVVSSSEQLQSCQAEIIELRRTVNALEIELQAQQSMRDALESTLAETEARYGSQLGQMQCLISNVESQLAEIRSDLERQNQEYQVLLDVRARLECEINTYRGLLESEEGKLPCNPCAPDHSSAKSCLPCLPAVSCGPGAVRTTCSPRPMCVPCPGGRF, encoded by the exons ATGGCTTCCAAGGGCCTCAAGGCCAGCTTCTCTTCGGGGTCTCTCAagggcctgggaggggctggCGGGGGCTCCGCTCGCGTGTCCGCGATGTACTCCAGCAGCTCTTGCAAGCTCCCGAGCCTCTCCCGCGGGGCCCGGAGTTTCTCTGCGTGCTCCGTTGGGCTGGGCAGGAGCAGCTGCAGGGTGGCCAGctgcctccctgctctctgcctcccGTCCGGAGGCTTTGCCACCAGCTACAGCCTGGGCGGGGGCTGGTTTGGGGAGGGCATCCTCACTGGCAGCGAGAAGGAGACCATGCAGTCCCTGAACGACCGCCTGGCCAGCTACTTGGAGAAGGTGCGCCAGCTGGAGCGCGAGAACGCCAGCCTGGAGAGCCGCATCCGGGAGTGGTGTGAGCAGCAGGTGCCCTACCTGTGCCCCGACTACCAGTCCTACTTCCGGACCATCGAGGAGCTCCAGAAGAAG acCCTGTGCACCAAGGCAGAGAACGCCAGGCTGGTGGTGCAGATCGACAACGCCAAGCTGGCCGCAGACGACTTCAGAACCAA GTACGAGACGGAGCTGTCCATGCGGCAGCTGGTGGAGACGGACATGAACGGCCTGCGCAGGATCCTGGATGATCTGACCCTGTGCAAGTCCGACCTGGAGGCCCAGGTGGAGTCCCTGAAGGAGGAGCTGCTGTGCCTCAAGAAGAACCATGAGGAG GAAGTGAACTCGCTGCGCTCCCAGCTTGGTGACCGGCTCAATGTTGAGGTGGACGCTGCCCCACCTGTTGACCTGAACCGTGTTCTGGATGAGATGAGGTGCCAGTATGAGACCCTGGTGGAGAATAACCGCCGGGATGCTGAAGAATGGTTCAACACTCAG aCCGAGGAGCTGAACCAGCAGGTGGTGTCCAGCTCGGAGCAGCTGCAGTCCTGCCAGGCAGAGATCATCGAACTGAGACGCACGGTCAATGCCCTGGAGATCGAGCTGCAGGCCCAGCAGAGCATG CGAGATGCTTTGGAATCCACCCTGGCGGAGACTGAGGCCCGCTACGGCTCCCAGCTGGGCCAGATGCAGTGCCTGATCAGCAACGTGGAGTCCCAGCTGGCTGAGATCAGGAGTGACTTGGAGCGGCAGAACCAGGAGTACCAGGTGCTGCTGGATGTGCGGGCCCGGCTGGAGTGCGAGATCAACACATACCGAGGCCTGCTGGAGAGCGAGGAGGGCAA GCTGCCCTGTAACCCATGTGCTCCTGACCACTCGTCTGCCAAGTCGTGCCTCCCCTGCCTTCCTGCGGTCTCCTGCGGTCCCGGTGCGGTCCGCACCACCTGCAGCCCCCGCCCTATGTGCGTGCCCTGCCCAGGGGGCCGGTTCTGA